Proteins from one Flavobacterium sp. N2038 genomic window:
- a CDS encoding YceI family protein has product MKNLKTIAIALFVVAAGLSVNAQTKKIDVKASTIKWVGKKVTGEHSGTVNFKEGAVVFKGKKLTGGSFTVDMTSLTATDLTGEYQGKLNGHLKADDFFGTDKFPTAKLVFKTIGAKSTDVYTVTADLTIKGITKPVTFDITVAGNTATTAFKVDRTKYDIKYNSGNFFENLGDKTINDDFELTVALKF; this is encoded by the coding sequence ATGAAAAATTTAAAAACAATTGCAATAGCATTATTCGTAGTAGCAGCTGGATTATCAGTAAACGCTCAAACTAAAAAAATCGACGTAAAAGCATCAACTATCAAATGGGTAGGTAAAAAAGTAACTGGAGAACACTCTGGAACTGTAAACTTCAAAGAAGGTGCTGTAGTTTTCAAAGGAAAAAAATTAACTGGTGGTTCTTTCACTGTTGATATGACTTCATTAACTGCAACTGATTTAACTGGAGAGTACCAAGGGAAATTAAATGGTCACTTAAAAGCTGACGATTTCTTTGGAACTGACAAATTCCCAACTGCAAAATTAGTTTTCAAAACTATCGGAGCTAAATCTACTGACGTTTACACAGTAACTGCTGATTTAACTATCAAAGGAATCACTAAACCAGTAACTTTTGATATTACTGTAGCTGGAAACACTGCTACAACAGCATTTAAAGTTGACAGAACTAAATACGATATCAAATACAACTCTGGTAACTTCTTCGAAAACTTAGGAGACAAAACTATCAATGATGATTTCGAATTAACAGTAGCTTTAAAATTCTAA
- the trpB gene encoding tryptophan synthase subunit beta, translating to MNYNVNEKGYYGEFGGAYIPEMLYPNVEELRQKYLSIMDEPDFKAEFNQLLKDYVGRPSPLYFANRLSEKYNTKIYLKREDLNHTGAHKVNNTIGQILLAKRLGKKRIIAETGAGQHGVATATVCALMGIDCIVYMGEIDIARQAPNVARMKMLGAEVRPALSGSRTLKDATNEAIRDWINNPVDTHYIIGSAIGPHPYPDMVTRFQSIISEEIKWQLKEKEGRENPDYVVACIGGGSNAAGTYYHFLHEPEVGIIAVEAAGKGVDSGHSAATSKLGKVGVIHGCKTLLMQTPDGQITEPYSISAGLDYPGVGPLHAHLAQTGRGEFFSVTDDDAMNAGLQLTKLEGIIPAIESAHAFAVLDQKKFKPTDVVVISLSGRGDKDLDNYIEYFKL from the coding sequence ATGAATTATAATGTCAACGAAAAAGGATATTACGGAGAATTTGGAGGAGCTTATATTCCCGAAATGTTATATCCAAATGTAGAAGAATTACGCCAGAAATACTTAAGTATTATGGATGAACCGGATTTTAAAGCAGAATTCAATCAATTACTAAAAGATTATGTTGGACGCCCAAGTCCGCTATATTTTGCAAATCGTTTATCTGAAAAATACAATACCAAAATATATCTAAAAAGAGAAGATTTAAATCATACCGGAGCACATAAAGTAAACAACACAATCGGACAAATTTTACTGGCGAAACGCCTTGGTAAAAAAAGAATTATTGCCGAAACCGGAGCTGGACAGCATGGTGTAGCAACAGCAACTGTTTGTGCTTTAATGGGAATTGACTGTATTGTTTATATGGGAGAAATTGACATTGCACGTCAGGCGCCTAATGTAGCACGTATGAAAATGTTAGGCGCAGAAGTTCGTCCGGCACTTTCAGGATCAAGAACATTAAAAGATGCAACAAACGAAGCCATTCGTGATTGGATCAACAATCCGGTTGACACACATTATATAATTGGATCTGCGATTGGACCGCATCCTTATCCGGATATGGTAACGCGTTTTCAAAGCATAATTTCAGAAGAAATTAAATGGCAGTTAAAAGAAAAAGAAGGACGTGAAAATCCGGATTATGTTGTAGCTTGCATCGGCGGAGGAAGTAACGCTGCAGGAACGTATTATCATTTTCTGCACGAACCAGAAGTTGGAATTATAGCTGTTGAAGCGGCTGGAAAAGGTGTTGACAGCGGTCATAGTGCTGCAACCAGTAAATTAGGTAAAGTGGGCGTTATTCACGGTTGTAAAACTCTTTTAATGCAGACTCCAGACGGACAAATTACTGAACCCTATTCAATTTCTGCGGGACTTGATTATCCTGGAGTTGGGCCTTTGCATGCTCATTTGGCACAAACCGGACGAGGAGAATTTTTCTCTGTTACAGATGATGATGCTATGAATGCAGGTTTACAATTAACAAAATTAGAAGGAATTATTCCGGCGATTGAAAGTGCACACGCCTTTGCGGTTCTGGATCAGAAAAAATTCAAACCAACAGATGTTGTAGTGATCAGTCTTTCAGGCCGTGGTGATAAAGATTTAGATAATTATATCGAATATTTTAAATTGTAA
- the trpD gene encoding anthranilate phosphoribosyltransferase: MKTILNKLINHEVLSKEEAKNVLINISSGQYNPSQISAFLTVFMMRSITIDELSGFREALLELCIRVDLSAYNTIDLCGTGGDGKDTFNISTLASFIAAGAGIKVAKHGNYGVSSISGSSNVMEKMGIKFSNEASFLEKCIDKAGICVLHAPLFHPAMKHVGPIRKELAVKTFFNMLGPMVNPSFPQNQLVGVFNLELARMYAYLYQNTEVNFTILHSLDGYDEISLTGPTKIITSDMEGMLNPQDFGVRLLAQREIEGGRTIEESADMFVNIISGKGSEAQNNVVCANAAMAIATVTKCSPQEGFKQAKESLFSGKGLKALQTLQELSK; the protein is encoded by the coding sequence ATGAAAACAATATTAAATAAATTAATCAACCACGAAGTGCTTTCTAAAGAAGAAGCCAAAAACGTATTGATTAATATCTCAAGTGGTCAATATAATCCGAGCCAGATTTCGGCATTTTTGACTGTATTTATGATGCGAAGTATTACGATTGATGAACTTTCGGGTTTTCGCGAGGCCTTATTAGAACTATGCATCCGTGTTGATCTATCTGCTTATAATACTATCGATTTGTGCGGAACAGGCGGTGACGGAAAAGATACGTTCAATATTTCGACTTTGGCTTCTTTCATCGCAGCCGGAGCTGGAATAAAAGTAGCCAAACATGGAAATTATGGAGTTTCCTCAATTTCAGGATCGAGCAACGTAATGGAAAAAATGGGAATTAAATTCAGTAATGAAGCTTCTTTCTTAGAAAAATGTATTGATAAAGCCGGGATTTGTGTTTTGCACGCTCCATTATTTCACCCAGCGATGAAACATGTTGGGCCAATAAGAAAAGAACTGGCCGTAAAAACGTTCTTCAATATGTTAGGTCCTATGGTTAATCCGTCTTTTCCGCAAAATCAATTGGTTGGTGTTTTCAATTTAGAATTGGCAAGAATGTACGCCTATCTATATCAAAATACCGAGGTAAATTTCACAATCCTGCATTCACTTGACGGTTATGATGAAATTTCTTTAACTGGTCCAACAAAAATCATTACAAGCGATATGGAAGGTATGTTGAATCCGCAAGATTTTGGTGTTCGCCTTTTAGCGCAAAGAGAAATTGAAGGAGGAAGAACAATCGAAGAATCGGCAGATATGTTTGTCAATATCATTTCCGGAAAAGGAAGTGAGGCACAAAATAATGTTGTTTGTGCAAATGCAGCAATGGCGATTGCAACAGTAACAAAATGCTCTCCACAAGAAGGCTTTAAACAAGCGAAAGAAAGTTTGTTTTCTGGAAAAGGATTAAAAGCACTACAAACATTACAGGAATTAAGTAAGTAA
- the trpC gene encoding indole-3-glycerol phosphate synthase TrpC: MNILDKIIVDKKREVVLKKSIIPVSQLESSVFFGRETISLSQKLKTSSTGIIAEHKRRSPSKSVINQSFTVEEVVKGYENAGACGISVLTDGKYFGGSLDDLLLARASVNIPLLRKEFIVDEYQILEAKAFGADLILLIAAVLTREEIKSLSEFAKKLGLEVLLEVHNQEELEKSIMPSLDMIGVNNRNLKTFEVSLDFSKQLASQIPNDFVKVSESGISSIEAISELRPYGYSGFLIGENFMKTDNAGQAAIDFISQL, translated from the coding sequence ATGAATATCTTAGATAAAATAATAGTTGATAAAAAACGAGAAGTCGTTCTAAAAAAATCAATCATTCCGGTTTCACAATTGGAAAGTTCAGTATTTTTTGGAAGAGAAACGATTTCTTTAAGTCAAAAACTAAAAACAAGTTCAACTGGAATTATTGCAGAACATAAACGTCGTTCTCCTTCAAAATCAGTAATTAATCAAAGTTTTACAGTTGAAGAAGTGGTAAAAGGCTATGAAAATGCTGGCGCTTGCGGAATCTCAGTTTTAACAGATGGAAAATATTTTGGAGGTTCTCTCGACGATTTACTTTTAGCAAGAGCGAGTGTAAATATTCCCCTATTGCGAAAAGAATTTATTGTCGATGAATATCAAATTCTGGAAGCAAAAGCTTTTGGAGCCGATTTGATTCTGTTGATCGCAGCCGTTTTAACCCGCGAAGAAATAAAATCATTATCAGAATTTGCAAAAAAACTAGGTTTAGAAGTTCTATTGGAAGTTCACAATCAGGAAGAATTAGAAAAATCGATTATGCCCAGTTTAGACATGATTGGTGTAAATAATCGAAACCTAAAAACTTTTGAAGTAAGTCTGGATTTCAGCAAGCAATTAGCTTCTCAAATCCCAAATGATTTTGTAAAAGTTTCTGAAAGCGGAATCTCATCCATCGAAGCCATTTCAGAACTAAGACCTTATGGTTACAGTGGTTTTTTAATTGGAGAAAACTTCATGAAAACCGATAACGCCGGTCAAGCAGCTATTGACTTTATTAGTCAGCTGTAG
- a CDS encoding gamma-glutamylcyclotransferase family protein gives MEKLFSYGTLRSKEVQMRLFKKVLTGTPDQLLGYKLKSLKIEEEFGMADYVVVVPSENSSDIIHGVVFNVSNADLAKVDLFESNAYRRLQVKLQSGETAWIYMES, from the coding sequence ATGGAAAAGTTATTCTCTTACGGAACATTACGCTCAAAAGAAGTTCAAATGCGACTTTTTAAAAAAGTCTTAACTGGTACTCCAGATCAGCTTTTGGGTTATAAATTGAAAAGTCTAAAGATAGAAGAAGAATTTGGAATGGCAGATTATGTTGTAGTAGTGCCTAGCGAAAATTCTTCAGATATTATTCATGGTGTAGTTTTCAATGTTTCCAATGCAGATTTGGCTAAGGTAGATTTGTTTGAATCTAATGCATACAGAAGACTTCAGGTAAAATTACAATCAGGAGAAACAGCCTGGATTTATATGGAAAGTTAA
- a CDS encoding GNAT family N-acetyltransferase, with product MEIKLSETREINIEDILVLYKANEWSSASKPNELYNGLLNSETLITAWEGKKLIGLGNAISDGFLTVYYPHLLVLPEYQGKGIGKLILNKMQEKYKHFHMQMLTADGKSVDFYKKNGFERAGKTEPMWIYQGNEH from the coding sequence ATGGAAATAAAACTTTCAGAAACCAGAGAAATCAATATTGAAGACATTTTAGTTCTATATAAAGCAAATGAATGGAGTTCGGCAAGCAAACCTAACGAACTATATAATGGTCTTTTAAATTCGGAAACTTTAATAACGGCTTGGGAAGGCAAAAAGCTTATCGGACTTGGTAATGCTATTTCTGATGGATTTCTGACTGTTTATTATCCACATTTATTGGTACTTCCTGAATATCAAGGAAAAGGAATTGGAAAATTGATTTTGAATAAAATGCAGGAGAAATACAAACACTTTCACATGCAAATGTTAACCGCAGACGGAAAATCAGTCGATTTTTATAAAAAGAACGGCTTTGAAAGAGCAGGAAAAACAGAACCTATGTGGATTTATCAAGGAAATGAACATTGA
- a CDS encoding anthranilate synthase component II codes for MKKILVIDNYDSFTYNLVHYLEDLNCEVTVYRNDEFDIDEIASFEKILLSPGPGVPDEAGLLKAVIEKYSPTKSILGVCLGQQAIGEVFGGTLSNLDKVYHGVATNVKTVVSDEILFEGLGNEFEVGRYHSWVVDANLPEVLEATSVDENGQIMSLRHKTFDVRGVQFHPESVLTPNGKRILENWIKS; via the coding sequence ATGAAAAAGATATTAGTTATAGACAATTACGATAGTTTTACTTACAACCTAGTACACTATCTAGAAGATTTAAATTGCGAAGTTACGGTTTACAGAAACGACGAATTTGATATCGACGAAATCGCTTCTTTCGAAAAAATACTACTTTCTCCGGGACCAGGCGTTCCAGACGAAGCAGGTTTATTGAAAGCGGTAATAGAAAAATACAGCCCAACAAAAAGTATTTTGGGAGTTTGCTTAGGTCAACAGGCAATTGGAGAAGTATTTGGAGGAACACTTTCAAATCTTGATAAAGTATATCATGGCGTTGCCACAAACGTAAAAACAGTGGTTTCAGATGAAATTCTTTTTGAAGGCTTAGGAAACGAATTTGAAGTAGGAAGATATCATTCTTGGGTTGTAGATGCCAATTTACCGGAAGTATTAGAAGCAACTTCTGTAGACGAAAACGGTCAAATTATGTCTTTACGACATAAAACATTTGATGTAAGAGGCGTGCAGTTTCATCCGGAAAGTGTTCTGACTCCAAACGGGAAAAGGATTTTAGAGAATTGGATTAAAAGCTAG
- a CDS encoding MarR family winged helix-turn-helix transcriptional regulator, translating to MTIEEVIKSTVKMDNAKKVILNIMYTQNVIQDHFNELIKPYDLSGEQYNVLRILRGQKGNPANMCVIQERMLAKTSNTTRLVDKLLLKEFVTRNVCPNNRRKIEVLITQKGLDVLKELDPKVDEHERVFAENISPEELELLNQLLEKYRTKQN from the coding sequence ATGACAATTGAAGAGGTTATTAAGAGTACAGTTAAGATGGATAATGCGAAAAAAGTTATTCTGAATATCATGTACACACAAAATGTGATTCAGGATCATTTCAACGAGTTGATTAAACCGTATGATTTATCTGGAGAACAATATAATGTACTACGTATATTAAGAGGACAAAAAGGAAATCCTGCTAATATGTGTGTGATACAAGAGCGTATGTTAGCTAAAACGAGTAACACAACCCGATTAGTTGATAAATTATTATTGAAAGAATTCGTAACAAGAAATGTCTGTCCGAATAATCGACGTAAAATCGAAGTTTTAATTACACAAAAAGGATTAGACGTATTAAAAGAATTAGATCCGAAGGTAGATGAGCACGAGCGCGTATTTGCCGAGAATATAAGCCCGGAAGAATTAGAATTATTAAATCAGTTATTAGAAAAGTACCGAACTAAACAAAATTAA
- a CDS encoding anthranilate synthase component I family protein, whose amino-acid sequence MKPFILNTHYKQILADTITPVSIYFKIRDKFPNSLLLESSDYHGNDNSFSYVCCNPIATIKIENEIISKSFPDGTTETISIDASTNIPEVIQEFSNQFKSEKNDFKFINNGLFGYISYDAVRYFEKISISKKDTATSIPDLFYAVYQNIIAINHFKNEAYIFCHSVDDRNNISEIEQLLQSRNIALYKFTKEGEGYSNLTDEEFKHNVALAKKHCFRGDVFQLVLSRRFTQGFKGDEFNVYRALRSINPSPYLFFFDYGDFKIFGSSPEAQIIVKNRKAEIHPIAGTFKRTGNDERDALLAKELSEDKKENSEHVMLVDLARNDLSRNGHDVNVEKYREVQFFSHVIHLVSKVTGQLHDKATTMQVVADTFPAGTLSGAPKHRAMQLIEDYEKTNRNFYGGAIGVMDFDGNFNHAIMIRTFLSKNHQLHCQAGAGIVASSDEESEMQEVYNKLRALNTALEMAEQI is encoded by the coding sequence TTGAAACCTTTTATACTCAACACACATTACAAACAAATTCTGGCTGACACTATTACGCCGGTAAGTATCTATTTCAAAATAAGAGATAAGTTCCCGAATAGCTTATTATTGGAAAGTAGTGATTATCATGGAAATGACAATAGCTTCTCATACGTTTGCTGTAATCCGATTGCAACAATTAAAATTGAAAATGAGATAATCTCAAAATCATTTCCTGACGGAACAACCGAAACAATTTCTATAGATGCTTCGACAAATATTCCCGAAGTAATACAGGAATTTTCAAATCAGTTTAAATCAGAGAAAAATGATTTTAAATTCATCAATAACGGATTATTTGGATACATCTCTTATGATGCTGTTCGTTATTTTGAAAAAATTTCAATCTCAAAAAAAGATACCGCAACTTCAATTCCTGATTTGTTTTACGCCGTTTATCAAAACATTATTGCGATTAATCACTTTAAAAATGAAGCTTACATTTTTTGCCATAGTGTGGATGACAGAAACAATATTTCTGAAATCGAGCAATTATTGCAGTCAAGAAATATTGCTTTATATAAATTTACGAAAGAAGGCGAAGGTTATTCAAATTTAACCGATGAAGAATTTAAACACAATGTAGCTTTGGCAAAGAAACATTGTTTTAGAGGCGATGTTTTTCAACTGGTACTTTCACGTCGTTTCACACAAGGTTTCAAAGGTGATGAATTCAACGTTTATCGTGCTTTACGAAGTATCAACCCATCTCCTTACCTATTCTTTTTTGATTATGGAGATTTCAAAATATTTGGTTCTTCACCAGAAGCACAAATTATTGTAAAAAACAGAAAAGCCGAAATTCATCCCATTGCCGGAACTTTCAAGAGAACTGGAAATGACGAACGCGATGCACTTTTAGCTAAAGAACTTTCTGAAGATAAAAAAGAAAACAGCGAGCACGTAATGTTAGTTGATTTAGCCAGAAATGATTTAAGCAGAAATGGTCATGATGTAAATGTAGAAAAATACAGAGAAGTCCAGTTTTTCTCTCACGTAATTCACTTAGTTTCAAAAGTTACCGGACAATTACATGATAAAGCAACAACCATGCAGGTAGTTGCAGATACTTTCCCGGCAGGAACTTTAAGTGGTGCACCAAAACACAGAGCGATGCAATTAATTGAAGATTACGAAAAAACAAATCGTAATTTCTATGGTGGGGCAATTGGTGTAATGGATTTTGACGGAAACTTTAATCATGCGATTATGATTCGAACTTTCCTTTCTAAGAATCATCAGTTGCATTGTCAGGCCGGTGCCGGAATCGTCGCAAGTTCTGATGAAGAAAGCGAAATGCAGGAAGTATATAACAAATTAAGAGCATTGAATACAGCTCTTGAAATGGCGGAACAAATATAA
- a CDS encoding MIP/aquaporin family protein, which produces MTPFIAEILGTMFMILLGNGVVANVVLKDTKGNNSGWIVITTAWAFAVFVGVTIAGPISGAHLNPIVTLGLALIGKFAWNLVPAYVLAQMIGAMSGAFLVWLSHKDHFAITEDEGTKLACFSTSPAIKNNVSNLISEIIATFVLIFTIFYIAGPSLKITADSNAAIGLGTIGALPVAILVWVIGLALGGTTGYAINPARDLGPRIMHAILPIKGSSNWGYAWIPIIGPIIGSGLAAALYLALN; this is translated from the coding sequence ATGACTCCTTTTATAGCAGAAATTTTAGGCACAATGTTCATGATTTTATTAGGAAACGGTGTTGTTGCAAACGTCGTACTTAAAGACACCAAAGGAAATAATTCGGGTTGGATTGTTATCACAACTGCCTGGGCATTTGCTGTTTTTGTGGGCGTAACTATTGCCGGACCAATTAGTGGTGCACATTTAAATCCTATTGTTACGCTTGGTTTGGCACTTATTGGCAAATTTGCATGGAATTTAGTTCCTGCTTATGTTCTGGCTCAAATGATTGGCGCAATGTCAGGTGCTTTTTTAGTCTGGCTATCTCATAAAGATCATTTTGCAATAACAGAAGACGAAGGAACAAAACTGGCTTGTTTTTCTACGTCACCAGCAATCAAAAATAATGTATCAAACTTAATCAGTGAGATAATTGCCACTTTCGTCTTAATTTTTACCATCTTTTATATTGCCGGACCAAGTTTAAAAATCACAGCCGATTCTAATGCTGCAATTGGTTTAGGAACCATTGGAGCACTTCCGGTAGCAATATTAGTTTGGGTAATTGGTTTAGCTCTTGGAGGAACTACGGGTTATGCCATAAATCCGGCGAGAGATTTAGGCCCTAGAATTATGCATGCTATTTTACCTATAAAAGGAAGCAGTAATTGGGGATATGCATGGATTCCAATTATAGGACCAATAATCGGCTCTGGCTTAGCAGCTGCTTTATATCTGGCACTTAATTAA
- a CDS encoding phosphoribosylanthranilate isomerase gives MKLKICGMKYLDNILDVGSLLPDYMGFIFWEKSARYFDGTIPELIHTIKKTGVFVDETVDNIMSTAEKYHLQAVQLHGKESVEFCQQLKSKIDAKIGATIEIIKVFSVDESFDFEVLKPFENVCDYFLFDTKGKLPGGNGTTFDWKILENYKSEKPLFLSGGIGIEEIPAIKNLKIPIYAIDVNSKFETEPGLKNKSLLRKFQKNLKPATLNPKQLHNEL, from the coding sequence ATGAAACTTAAAATCTGCGGCATGAAATATCTCGATAATATACTCGATGTAGGATCGCTCCTACCCGATTATATGGGATTTATTTTCTGGGAAAAATCCGCTCGCTATTTTGACGGAACGATTCCGGAACTGATTCACACCATTAAAAAAACAGGTGTTTTTGTAGATGAAACTGTTGATAACATTATGTCAACAGCTGAAAAATATCATTTACAGGCAGTTCAGTTACACGGAAAAGAATCTGTTGAATTTTGTCAGCAATTAAAATCTAAGATTGACGCCAAAATTGGTGCTACAATCGAAATCATCAAAGTCTTCTCTGTCGATGAAAGTTTTGATTTTGAAGTTTTAAAACCTTTTGAAAACGTATGTGATTATTTCTTATTTGATACAAAAGGGAAATTACCTGGTGGAAACGGAACCACTTTTGACTGGAAAATACTGGAAAATTACAAATCTGAGAAACCACTGTTTTTAAGTGGTGGCATTGGAATTGAAGAAATACCCGCAATAAAAAACCTTAAAATTCCGATTTACGCGATTGATGTAAACAGTAAATTTGAAACAGAACCGGGATTAAAAAATAAAAGCTTATTAAGAAAGTTTCAGAAAAATCTAAAACCTGCAACTTTAAACCCTAAACAACTACACAATGAATTATAA
- a CDS encoding NAD(P)H-dependent oxidoreductase, whose protein sequence is MSTFLESQNWRYATKKFDAAKKISSADLNTLKEAVRLSASSYGLQPYKVILVENPELREQLKAAAWGQTQITDASHLFIFASDVTLDGASVDKYISNISETRGVPVDALEGFSGMMKNVVENLSIDAKNTWTAKQTYIALGNLLGAAAELKIDATPMEGFNAAQFNEILGFDKLGLSASVIATVGYRHDEDDTQHYKKVRKSQEELFITL, encoded by the coding sequence ATGAGCACATTTTTAGAAAGTCAAAATTGGAGATATGCAACAAAAAAATTTGATGCAGCAAAAAAAATCTCTAGTGCCGATTTAAACACTTTAAAAGAAGCAGTTAGACTAAGCGCTTCTTCATACGGATTACAACCATACAAAGTAATACTTGTTGAAAATCCAGAATTAAGAGAACAATTAAAAGCTGCAGCCTGGGGACAAACTCAAATTACAGATGCTTCTCACCTATTTATTTTTGCAAGCGATGTTACTCTTGATGGAGCTTCTGTAGACAAATATATTTCCAATATTAGTGAGACAAGAGGAGTTCCTGTTGATGCTTTGGAAGGTTTTAGCGGCATGATGAAAAATGTAGTTGAGAACTTATCAATCGATGCGAAAAACACCTGGACTGCTAAACAAACTTATATTGCATTAGGAAATTTATTAGGCGCTGCTGCTGAATTAAAAATCGACGCTACACCAATGGAGGGCTTCAATGCCGCTCAATTTAACGAGATATTAGGTTTCGATAAATTAGGTTTAAGCGCTTCAGTTATTGCAACTGTAGGTTACAGACATGATGAGGACGATACTCAGCATTACAAAAAAGTTAGAAAATCACAAGAAGAATTATTTATCACTCTATAA
- a CDS encoding LysE family translocator, translated as MTGIINYETFILTGLLLNITPGNDTIFILSRSMAQGKKAGIMSVLGIATGSLIHTALAAFGLSIIIAKSILVFNIIKYAGAAYLLYIGFKMLTDKTRLDTDKLISEDSIDLKKIYRDGVITNVLNPKVALFFISFLPQFIDQHATNTIVPFIKLGVTFTITGTIWCLILANFASIIFSKLKHNKKLSNYVNKTCGGVLIALGIKIALTTKK; from the coding sequence ATGACTGGAATAATCAATTACGAAACTTTTATCCTAACGGGTCTTTTACTAAATATAACTCCCGGTAATGATACCATTTTTATATTAAGCAGAAGTATGGCTCAGGGAAAAAAAGCAGGAATTATGTCTGTATTAGGTATTGCAACAGGCTCGCTAATTCATACTGCACTTGCCGCTTTTGGTCTTTCTATTATTATTGCCAAATCAATATTGGTTTTCAATATCATAAAATATGCCGGTGCAGCTTACTTGCTGTATATTGGTTTCAAAATGTTAACAGACAAAACCCGACTGGATACAGATAAGTTAATTTCAGAAGATTCGATCGACTTAAAAAAAATATATCGAGATGGCGTCATAACAAATGTTCTCAATCCAAAAGTTGCTTTGTTTTTCATTTCATTTCTTCCTCAATTTATTGATCAACATGCAACAAATACGATCGTACCATTTATCAAACTTGGTGTAACATTCACAATTACCGGAACAATCTGGTGCTTAATTTTGGCAAACTTTGCTTCGATAATTTTTTCAAAACTAAAACACAATAAAAAACTTTCGAATTATGTCAACAAAACCTGCGGAGGAGTTTTAATTGCATTAGGAATAAAAATAGCGTTGACGACTAAAAAGTAA